One window of the Streptomyces sp. NBC_00259 genome contains the following:
- a CDS encoding lantibiotic dehydratase C-terminal domain-containing protein — protein MTTTTTTGAGAWQATHVFYAANPRPMLLQCVRPLVEQLDSEGLIAGYFFINYWLEGPHVRLRLKPSSPAAEAEVRRRTEEAVDAFLAQRPALYEVDSGFLNEFYNTLFEIEFPGAERGHYTDEQGRMRLRPNNSRSAEPYEPEYGKYGGPAGIELAEWHFRHSSDLVIDAFRTKNLHLRTVLLGTSAQLMMVMSGAFLPAVEELADYLDSYYTFWHRAFPGTGFIGSEEYDRDYAAMAPRLAAHFARIRAAVDEGEPGRLPAFLAGWAEHCAELRDRAAKLAADGDLVFRSWTGDRDEHVTDPGLALPRLLSPYMHMTNNRLHVTIRDEAYLAHVLGRALREPVAPTGPLEPRSGARP, from the coding sequence ATGACGACCACCACCACGACCGGCGCCGGGGCCTGGCAGGCCACCCACGTCTTCTACGCCGCCAACCCGCGCCCGATGCTGCTGCAGTGCGTCCGCCCGCTCGTCGAGCAACTCGACTCCGAGGGACTGATCGCGGGCTACTTCTTCATCAACTACTGGCTGGAGGGCCCCCACGTCCGGCTGAGGCTGAAGCCGTCCTCGCCCGCTGCCGAGGCCGAGGTGCGACGTCGCACGGAGGAGGCGGTCGACGCCTTCCTCGCCCAGCGGCCCGCTCTCTACGAGGTCGACTCCGGATTCCTCAACGAGTTCTACAACACCCTCTTCGAGATCGAGTTCCCCGGCGCCGAGCGCGGCCACTACACGGACGAGCAGGGCAGGATGCGGCTGCGTCCCAACAACTCCCGCAGCGCCGAACCGTACGAGCCGGAGTACGGCAAGTACGGCGGCCCGGCCGGGATCGAACTCGCCGAGTGGCACTTCCGCCACTCCAGCGATCTCGTGATCGACGCCTTCCGCACCAAGAACCTCCACCTGCGCACGGTTCTGCTCGGCACCTCCGCACAGCTGATGATGGTGATGTCCGGTGCCTTCCTTCCCGCCGTCGAGGAGCTCGCCGACTACCTGGACTCGTACTACACGTTCTGGCACCGGGCTTTCCCCGGCACCGGATTCATCGGCAGCGAGGAGTACGACCGCGACTACGCCGCCATGGCCCCCCGCCTGGCCGCGCACTTCGCCCGGATCCGCGCCGCCGTCGACGAGGGCGAGCCGGGCAGACTGCCCGCCTTCCTGGCCGGCTGGGCCGAGCACTGCGCCGAACTGCGCGACCGTGCCGCGAAGCTGGCCGCCGACGGCGACCTCGTCTTCCGCTCCTGGACCGGCGACCGGGACGAGCACGTCACCGACCCCGGCCTGGCGCTGCCCCGGCTGCTCTCCCCGTACATGCACATGACCAACAACCGGCTGCATGTGACCATCAGGGACGAGGCGTATCTGGCCCATGTGCTGGGCCGCGCGCTGCGTGAGCCGGTCGCGCCGACCGGGCCGCTCGAACCGCGTTCCGGAGCGCGGCCGTGA
- a CDS encoding M50 family metallopeptidase, producing MTAVTVPAHHRPELGAGVRISEPLLHGPDVVHLIKNTDSGQAYKVGTKEHFLISRMDGTRSIEEIGAEYAAHFGRRLADANWQPLLASLGARGLLKGAPAPTVPSQPQPQPQPPPQPPHPPARGLLRGTIRLVADADATTAALHRVVRPLLSPWALAPLLALTAVMEVLLLLRLPELIDATAGLFTEPALLTAVATLLWLSTALHELAHGVVARHHGGHVAEIGLRWRLPVVMMYCTVDDFLHLPGRRARLATAGAGAVMNLLFLLPFFAVWSLAPLDAATDGALGALLLLGSVQAFTMLVPLPPLDGYKMASQLLGATGLAASTAAFLRLTARRDPAAAGYPSRARRAYATYALLAVLTLSALAAALALLVHRLLTAAP from the coding sequence GTGACCGCCGTGACCGTTCCGGCGCACCACCGCCCCGAGCTCGGCGCCGGCGTCCGGATCAGCGAGCCGCTGCTGCACGGCCCCGACGTCGTCCACCTGATCAAGAACACCGACAGCGGGCAGGCGTACAAGGTCGGGACGAAGGAGCACTTCCTGATCTCCCGCATGGACGGCACCCGAAGCATCGAGGAGATCGGCGCCGAGTACGCGGCCCACTTCGGACGGCGGCTCGCGGATGCCAACTGGCAGCCGCTCCTGGCCTCGCTCGGCGCCCGCGGACTGCTCAAGGGCGCGCCGGCGCCAACCGTCCCGTCACAGCCACAGCCACAGCCACAGCCACCGCCACAGCCACCGCACCCACCGGCTCGGGGCCTGCTGCGCGGCACCATCCGGCTGGTCGCCGACGCGGACGCGACGACGGCCGCGCTGCACCGGGTGGTGCGCCCACTGCTGTCGCCGTGGGCGCTCGCGCCGCTGCTCGCATTGACCGCCGTCATGGAAGTGCTGCTCCTGCTCCGCCTGCCCGAACTGATCGACGCGACGGCCGGGTTGTTCACCGAGCCCGCACTGCTGACGGCCGTGGCCACGCTGCTGTGGCTGAGTACCGCGCTGCACGAACTGGCCCACGGTGTGGTCGCCCGCCACCACGGCGGACACGTGGCTGAAATCGGGCTGCGATGGCGGCTGCCTGTCGTGATGATGTACTGCACGGTGGACGACTTCCTCCATCTGCCGGGCCGCCGGGCCCGGCTCGCCACCGCCGGTGCCGGGGCCGTCATGAACCTGCTGTTCCTGCTGCCGTTCTTCGCGGTGTGGTCGCTCGCCCCGCTGGATGCCGCCACGGACGGGGCGCTCGGTGCGCTGCTGCTCCTCGGCAGCGTCCAGGCGTTCACCATGCTGGTACCGCTGCCACCGCTCGACGGCTACAAGATGGCCTCACAACTGCTCGGCGCCACCGGACTGGCAGCCTCCACCGCTGCCTTTCTCCGGCTCACCGCGCGGCGCGATCCGGCAGCGGCCGGCTATCCGTCGCGCGCCCGCCGGGCCTACGCCACCTACGCGCTGCTCGCCGTACTCACGCTGAGCGCCCTTGCCGCGGCGCTCGCGCTCCTCGTCCACCGCCTGTTGACCGCCGCACCCTGA
- a CDS encoding ABC transporter ATP-binding protein, which translates to MSPASGPTDGPAVALDDVHKHYGSTRAVDGVSLTVERGEFFGLLGPNGAGKTTLVEIMEGQRRPDAGTVSVLGHHPWPRNPGLLPLIGVQTQSSAFFVRLTAAEHLRTMAALYRTDRAAAERALAMVGLTEQGEVRVDDLSGGQRQRLAIASALVHEPELIFLDEPTAALDPQARRALWQVLRDLKGKGRTIIYTTHHLDEAEALCDRVAILVDGRIAALDSPSRLIAQGSPTTRLVVPAERLTLEAARALQGVDRATRDGDTIVLETLDAGHVLAALEPVAGLQGVQTRTANLEDVYLALTGAAQPQAQP; encoded by the coding sequence ATGTCCCCCGCCTCCGGCCCCACGGACGGCCCGGCCGTCGCCCTCGACGACGTACACAAGCACTACGGCAGCACCCGGGCCGTCGACGGTGTGTCCCTGACCGTGGAGCGCGGGGAGTTCTTCGGCCTCCTCGGCCCCAACGGCGCGGGCAAGACCACCCTCGTGGAGATCATGGAGGGCCAGCGGCGGCCCGACGCCGGCACGGTCAGCGTCCTCGGCCACCACCCCTGGCCCCGCAATCCCGGGCTGCTGCCGCTGATAGGCGTCCAGACCCAGTCGTCCGCCTTCTTCGTACGGCTCACCGCCGCCGAGCACCTGCGCACCATGGCCGCCCTGTACCGCACGGACCGCGCCGCCGCCGAACGCGCCCTGGCCATGGTGGGCCTGACCGAGCAGGGCGAGGTCCGGGTGGACGACCTCTCGGGAGGCCAGCGTCAGCGCCTCGCCATCGCCTCCGCACTCGTCCACGAGCCGGAGCTGATCTTCCTGGACGAGCCGACCGCCGCGCTGGACCCGCAGGCGCGCAGGGCCTTGTGGCAGGTCCTGCGCGACCTCAAGGGCAAAGGCCGCACCATCATCTACACCACCCACCACCTCGACGAGGCCGAGGCGCTGTGCGACCGGGTCGCCATCCTCGTCGACGGACGGATCGCCGCCCTGGACAGCCCCAGCCGGCTGATCGCCCAGGGCAGTCCCACCACCCGCCTGGTGGTGCCGGCCGAGCGGCTCACCCTGGAGGCGGCCCGCGCCCTCCAGGGCGTCGACCGCGCCACGCGGGACGGCGACACGATCGTCCTGGAGACCCTCGACGCCGGCCACGTACTCGCCGCCCTGGAACCCGTCGCGGGGCTGCAGGGCGTGCAGACCCGCACCGCGAACCTCGAGGACGTCTACCTCGCCCTCACCGGCGCCGCCCAACCGCAGGCACAGCCGTAG